The sequence below is a genomic window from Chryseobacterium foetidum.
AAACAGGTGGTTGAGCACATCATTAAGGTTAATAATAAACGTCTTCCTCTGGTTTTAGGAATCGGCGGAAACAATACTCTTGAAGTCAAACAGCAAATTGAAGAAGCAGATTTATCTGATTTTACAGCTGTTTTATCGGTGTCTCCATACTACAACAAACCGAATCAGGAAGGGCTTTACCAGCATTATAAAATGTTGGCTTCTACCGGAAAAAATATCATCATTTACAACGTTCCGTCAAGAACCGGACAAAATGTTGAGGCAGAAACGACTTTGCGTTTGGCAAAAGAATTCCCGAATTTATTCCTAATCAAAGAAGCTGCGCCCAACATCCTTCAGTACTTTGATATTTTAAGAAAGAAACCTGAAGGCTTCAATTTGGTTTCGGGAGATGATGAATTTACACTGCCCGTAACTCTGGCGGGTGGAGCAGGAGTGATTTCTGTAATTGGACAGGGTTATCCGAAAGAATTTTCGACAATGGTTCAGCTGGCTTTTGATAAAAAAGTAGATGAAGCCTATGAAATTCATAATAAATTAGTTGAAATCACAAGATTGATTTTTGCAGAAGGAAATCCTTGCGGGATTAAAGTGGTTTTGGCAGAAAAAGGCTTGATTAAAAACTATCTGAGACTTCCATTGGTTCCTGCATCAGAAGGACTTTATGCGAAGATTAAAGCTGAAATGAGTAAAATTTGAAATTTGAAATTTGAGGTTTGAAATTATAATTGAAGTGAAAGGTGTGATGCTTTTCACTTTTTTAATCTAAAAAATTGAACTTTAACACATGAGTCACATTAGTTTTTTAGTTATTATGTTTGAAAACATTTTTAGAGCACATGAGTTGTGAAAATCTTTGATTTTCTCTCTTATGTGCTCTATAATATTTTCAGGATTAATCTAAAATCTTTGTGACTAATGTGTTTAAATCTATCTTTATCATATGAAACTAATCAAAGCAAAAGAAAAAGACATCCCATTAATTCAGGATTTGGCGAAAAGGTCGTGGGAAGACGCGTATGCCGAAATTCTTTCTCAGGAACAGATGAAATATATGTTGGAAACCATGTATTCGGAAACTGAAATTTCAGACCACTTAAAAAATCCAAATTATCACTATTACTTGGTTTTTGATGAAGTTTTAAATGTTTTTGACGGATTTTTAGGCTACGAAAATCATTATGAAGATAAGACTACAAAATTGCACAGGATTTATCTCGTTCCTGAAAGCAAAGGAAAAGGTTTAGGCAAAAAAACTCTGGAATTTTTAAATGAAAAAGTAGAAGAAAGTGGCGACAACAGAATTATTTTAAATGTAAATAAATACAATTCCGCTCAGAAATTCTACGAATCACAAGGCTATAAAATTTATGATGAAGGTGTTTTTGATATTGGCAATGGATATGTAATGGATGATTATCTGATGGAGATATCGCTCTATAATTCATAATTATTAAACAGCTTATTTGTCATGCTGTAAGCATCTCTAAAAAGTCTGTTTAGATTCCTACGGAATGACAAAATTAGGTTGAAGTGATCAATAATTACGAAATCTTACTCCACTTATTTTTCCCTTTATAATACTGCAGATAGTAATTTTTTATAATCAAATGTTCGCTTCTCGACAGTAATGGATCGGTTTCCAGAATTTTTTCAACCAGACTTTTGGTATTTTTAATAATCGCTGAATCATTCACCAAATCCAGCTTTTTAAAATCAACCACGCCGCTTTGTTGAGTTCCCAAAATATCGCCGGGACCACGTAATTGCATATCAACCTCAGAAATTTTAAACCCGTCGTTGGTTTCGGTCATGGTTTTAATTCTCGTTCGGCTGTCTGAGGACAATTTATCCGAAGTCATCAAAATACAGTAACTCTGCTCGCCGCCTCGCCCAACGCGGCCTCTCAGCTGATGAAGTTGCGATAACCCAAATCTTTCTGAACTTTCAATCACCATTACAGAAGCGTTTGGAACATTCACACCAACTTCGATTACGGTTGTAGCGACCATAATCTGCGATTTTCCGGATGCGAAATAATTCATCGCTGCATCTTTTTCGTCAGGTTTCATTTTTCCGTGAAGCATCGTGACGTTGTAGTTTGAAAAATTATCCATCACGCTTTCCAGACCTTCCATGAGATTTTTGTAATCCAAAGTCTCAGATTCTTCGATTAATGGGTACACGAAATAAATCTGTCTGCCTTTGCGGATTTCTTCATGACAGAAATTGTAAACGTAAGCTCGGTCTTTTTCTCTTCTGTGAGCCGTGATAATCGGTTTTCTTCCGACAGGCATTTCGTCAATCACAGAAACATCCAGATCAGAATAAAAACTCATCGCCAAAGTCCGTGGAATCGGCGTTGCAGTCATGACCAAAATGTGTGGCGGAATTTTATTCTTTGCCCAAAGTTTTGCCCTTTGAGCCACTCCAAACCGATGTTGTTCATCAATAATGGCTAAACCAAGGTTTTTAAATTTCACTTTATCTTCCAAAACGGCGTGCGTTCCAATTAAAATGGAAAGTTCACCGTTTTCCAGTTCTTCATGAATGATTTTTCTTGCAGAAGCCTTTACAGAACCCGTTAGAATGCTGACTTTGATTTCCGTATCTTTCAATAAATCTTTTATTCCGGCAAAATGTTGCTGGGCGAGAATTTCAGTCGGAGCCATCAGACAGCTTTGAAAACCGTTGTCCATAGCAATCAGCATCGTCAGCAAAGCTACCATCGTCTTTCCGGAACCGACGTCACCCTGCAAAAGCCTGTTCATCTGGATGGGCTTTTTCATATCAATCCTGATTTCCTTTAAAACTCTTTTCTGTGCATTAGTCAGTTCAAACGGAAGATGATTTTCGTAAAAACCAGTAAAATAATCGCCGACAATCGGGAACGGATTTCCGTGGGACTTTGTTTTGTGATGTGCTTTTTTTAAACCAAAACCCAATTGAAAAAAGAATGATTCTTCAAACTTTAAACGGGAATCTGCCTTGTCAAGATGCTCCTGATTTTTCGGGAAATGAATATTGAGAAACGTATGTTGCCTCGATAAAAAATGATAGTGCCGAATCATGTATTCCGGAAGATTTTCCTGGATGAGATTGGGGATTTCTTTGCAGATACTTTTCAATATATTTTGAAAGAATTTCTGGCTTAAACCTCTCTTGCTGAGTTTTTCGGAACTTGGATAAATGGGAGTTAATCTTGTTTCAGTTTCCTTGTTTTCTTCAGCTTCAATTTCCGGATGGGGCATTGAAAACTGATTGTTGAAAGCATTGATTTTTCCAAAAATATATATATCTTTATTCACGGGAATCTGCTCCT
It includes:
- the recG gene encoding ATP-dependent DNA helicase RecG, translated to MRASKNSVLTLETPIEFVKGIGSERAKLIKNVLGISVVEDFLNFYPIRYLDKSKILTVSMLKESNIEVQLKGKITSVQEIQTGKIKRLSAKFNDHTGTMDLVWFQYSKWLKEQIPVNKDIYIFGKINAFNNQFSMPHPEIEAEENKETETRLTPIYPSSEKLSKRGLSQKFFQNILKSICKEIPNLIQENLPEYMIRHYHFLSRQHTFLNIHFPKNQEHLDKADSRLKFEESFFFQLGFGLKKAHHKTKSHGNPFPIVGDYFTGFYENHLPFELTNAQKRVLKEIRIDMKKPIQMNRLLQGDVGSGKTMVALLTMLIAMDNGFQSCLMAPTEILAQQHFAGIKDLLKDTEIKVSILTGSVKASARKIIHEELENGELSILIGTHAVLEDKVKFKNLGLAIIDEQHRFGVAQRAKLWAKNKIPPHILVMTATPIPRTLAMSFYSDLDVSVIDEMPVGRKPIITAHRREKDRAYVYNFCHEEIRKGRQIYFVYPLIEESETLDYKNLMEGLESVMDNFSNYNVTMLHGKMKPDEKDAAMNYFASGKSQIMVATTVIEVGVNVPNASVMVIESSERFGLSQLHQLRGRVGRGGEQSYCILMTSDKLSSDSRTRIKTMTETNDGFKISEVDMQLRGPGDILGTQQSGVVDFKKLDLVNDSAIIKNTKSLVEKILETDPLLSRSEHLIIKNYYLQYYKGKNKWSKIS
- a CDS encoding GNAT family N-acetyltransferase, coding for MKLIKAKEKDIPLIQDLAKRSWEDAYAEILSQEQMKYMLETMYSETEISDHLKNPNYHYYLVFDEVLNVFDGFLGYENHYEDKTTKLHRIYLVPESKGKGLGKKTLEFLNEKVEESGDNRIILNVNKYNSAQKFYESQGYKIYDEGVFDIGNGYVMDDYLMEISLYNS
- the dapA gene encoding 4-hydroxy-tetrahydrodipicolinate synthase, with product MSILKGVGVALVTPFNEDLSVDFESLTKLIEYNIENGTNYLVVLGTTAEAATLSSDEKKQVVEHIIKVNNKRLPLVLGIGGNNTLEVKQQIEEADLSDFTAVLSVSPYYNKPNQEGLYQHYKMLASTGKNIIIYNVPSRTGQNVEAETTLRLAKEFPNLFLIKEAAPNILQYFDILRKKPEGFNLVSGDDEFTLPVTLAGGAGVISVIGQGYPKEFSTMVQLAFDKKVDEAYEIHNKLVEITRLIFAEGNPCGIKVVLAEKGLIKNYLRLPLVPASEGLYAKIKAEMSKI